Proteins co-encoded in one Dasypus novemcinctus isolate mDasNov1 chromosome 6, mDasNov1.1.hap2, whole genome shotgun sequence genomic window:
- the LOC131278767 gene encoding uncharacterized protein produces the protein MTKLQKPPLEARKARHMGATVYAVGVKDFLQSQLEGFADTKEHAFGVLGGFKALQSITDKLGEKSCIELKSLDPVVACVGGEYRVVVRGSGLQNTRDKSSVICRFKFTDNSISGGGGWMSWLVHSPAHGICLLDETAITVEEKFITCPGVELKEPGEPIFVEISLNKGITFIANNLKFRGKDCGENPAAKPTEDKAGNPSKVNSQRLIEQTPEKAPEMPLEVAPKNLPGKAPEQAPGKPPQKPPAKLFKRLAARALKWLSKFRFPSSDVDSRDKRTEQEGNPEGGGEEAEPRGLEIPLPPVVKSLISTGSSSSDFPWIPVVVGAAALLFLLLLCCFFYLWCWCKKKPPDPCRTVCCSLPWPMVMPACCDCLDTGCLSQMEVEKAFTPMRAWRVPVISDPRLRLSPNCESVPFPVCPGCCHSPGAYSQSSWMLPLVSPCSQAQAACPP, from the exons GCTCGAAAGGCTCGGCATATGGGGGCGACTGTTTATGCTGTGGGTGTAAAAGACTTTTTGCAATCACAG CTGGAAGGGTTTGCAGACACCAAGGAGCATGCGTTTGGGGTACTCGGAGGTTTCAAGGCCCTGCAGAGCATCACTGACAAG CTGGGGGAGAAGAGCTGTATTGAGCTCAAGTCTCTGGATCCTGTTGTTGCCTGCGTGGGAG GCGAATACCGAGTGGTGGTTCGGGGAAGTGGCCTTCAGAACACAAGGGACAAAAGCTCAGTTATTTGCAGATTCAAGTTCACTGACAACAGCATTTCAG GAGGTGGTGGCTGGATGAGCTGGCTAGTGCACTCACCTGCTCATGGGATTTGCCTTTTAGATGAAACAGCAATCACTGTGGAAGAGAAATTCATAACTTGCCCAGGAGTAGAACTGAAGGAACCTGGAGA GCCCATCTTCGTTGAAATCAGCCTCAACAAAGGCATAACCTTCATCGCCAACAACCTCAAATTCAGAGGAAAGGACTGC GGGGAGAATCCTGCTGCCAAACCCACCGAGGACAAGGCAGGGAACCCAAGCAAGGTCAACAGCCAGCGCCTCATTGAGCAAACCCCTGAGAAAGCCCCTGAGATGCCCCTGGAGGTTGCCCCAAAAAACCTCCCTGGAAAGGCCCCTGAGCAGGCCCCTGGAAAGCCTCCTCAGAAGCCCCCCGCAAAGCTCTTCAAGCGTCTTGCAGCCAGAGCCCTCAAGTGGCTTTCCAAGTTCCGCTTTCCAAGTAGTGATGTGGACAGCAGAGATAAGCGCACTGAGCAGGAGGGGAACCCTGAGGGCGGTGGCGAGGAGGCGGAGCCCCGTGGCTTGGAGATACCCTTACCACCAGTTGTCAAAAGCTTAATCAGCaccggcagcagcagcagcgactTCCCCTGGATCCCCGTGGTGGTTGGCGCAGCTGCCCTGCTCTTCCTCCTGTTGCTGTGCTGCTTCTTCTACCTGTGGTGTtgg TGTAAAAAGAAGCCACCGGACCCATGTAGG ACAGTGTGCTGCAGCCTGCCGTGGCCCATGGTGATGCCTGCTTGCTGCGACTGCCTGGACACTGGGTGTCTGAGCCAAATGGAG GTAGAGAAGGCCTTCACCCCAATGAGGGCCTGGAGGGTACCGGTGATCTCTGACCCAAGACTGCGCCTTTCTCCCAACTGTGAGAGTGTCCCCTTCCCCGTGTGCCCGGGGTGCTGCCATTCCCCCGGTGCATATTCTCAGTCCTCCTGGATGCTGCCGCTGGTCTCGCCCTGTTCCCAGGCACAGGCCGCCTGCCCTCCATGA